The proteins below come from a single Miscanthus floridulus cultivar M001 chromosome 1, ASM1932011v1, whole genome shotgun sequence genomic window:
- the LOC136473080 gene encoding UDP-sulfoquinovose synthase, chloroplastic-like — MKMAHLITNCSFSTSPAVQTFSSSPNYCRSVGQLQNSKSSNLSLKSCSRRQKKSYVTCASAAVQGQTQTPLTGSPQAYEHSSSKPKKVMVIGGDGYCGWATALHLSNKGYAVAIVDNLVRRLFDHQLGLDSLTPITSIQNRVRRWKSLTGKTIQLFIGDICDFEFLSEAFKSFEPDAAVHFGEQRSAPYSMIDRSRAVYTQHNNVIGTLNVLFAMKEYSEECHLVKLGTMGEYGTPNIDIEEGFITVTHNGRTDILPYPKQASSFYHLSKVHDSHNIAFTCKAWGIRATDLNQGVVYGVRTDETAMHEELSNRFDYDGVFGTALNRFCVQAAVGHPLTVYGKGGQTRGYLDIRDTVQCVELAIANPAKPGEFRVFNQFTEQFSVNELAKLVTAAGAKLGLEVQTKSVPNPRVEAEEHYYNAKHTKLIELGLVPHLLSDSLLDSLLNFAIQYKDRVDTAQIMPSVLWKKMGAKPRTVSV; from the exons ATGAAAATGGCGCACTTGATCACTAACTGTAGTTTTAGTACATCTCCTGCTGTTCAGACATTctccagttctcctaattattgCCGCAGTGTTGGCCAACTACAGAACTCAAAATCTTCAAACCTGTCCCTCAAATCTTGTTCCAGGAGACAAAAGAAGTCATATGTTACCTGTGCTAGTGCAGCCGTACAAGGACAGACACAAACACCTCTTACTGGTAGCCCGCAAGCTTATGAGCATTCATCCTCCAAACCTAAAAAGGTAATGGTTATTGGTGGAGATGGATACTGTGGGTGGGCAACAGCTCTTCATCTCTCAAACAAAGGTTATGCGGTTGCTATTGTTGATAATCTTGTTCGCCGTCTTTTTGATCACCAACTTGGTCTTGATTCCCTTACCCCCATAACTTCCATCCAAAATCGCGTCCGTAGATGGAAGTCTCTCACTGGTAAGACAATTCAGCTCTTTATCGGTGACATATGTGATTTTGAATTCCTCTCAGAAGCCTTCAAGTCGTTTGAGCCGGATGCTGCTGTTCACTTTGGTGAGCAAAGATCCGCGCCATACTCTATGATTGATCGTTCGCGGGCCGTCTACACACAGCATAACAATGTCATTGGGACACTTAATGTCCTGTTTGCCATGAAGGAATACAGTGAGGAGTGCCATCTGGTTAAGCTAGGAACTATGGGTGAGTATGGAACACCAAACATTGACATTGAAGAGGGGTTTATCACTGTTACTCACAATGGAAGAACAGACATCTTGCCTTATCCAAAACAAGCGAGCTCTTTCTACCATCTAAGCAAAGTGCATGACTCCCACAACATAGCATTTACTTGCAAGGCTTGGGGTATAAGGGCCACAGATCTTAACCAAGGTGTGGTCTATGGGGTCAGAACAGATGAAACtgcaatgcatgaagagctaTCTAACAGATTTGACTACGATGGCGTCTTTGGGACAGCACTAAATAGGTTCTGTGTTCAGGCTGCTGTAGGGCATCCACTTACAGTTTATGGAAAAGGTGGTCAG ACCCGGGGATATCTGGACATCAGAGACACTGTACAGTGCGTTGAGCTAGCAATAGCCAACCCAGCCAAACCTGGCGAGTTCAGAGTCTTCAACCAGTTCACCGAGCAATTCTCTGTCAATGAGCTAGCTAAACTGGTGACAGCCGCAGGAGCGAAGCTTGGTCTAGAAGTGCAGACCAAATCGGTGCCCAACCCACGAGTCGAGGCTGAGGAGCACTACTACAACGCCAAGCACACAAAGCTCATTGAGCTCGGCCTGGTGCCCCACCTGCTCTCGGACTCCCTGCTTGACTCGCTTCTCAACTTTGCCATCCAATACAAGGATCGGGTCGACACAGCACAGATCATGCCCAGCGTGTTGTGGAAGAAGATGGGTGCCAAGCCACGGACAGTCTCTGTTTAG
- the LOC136473089 gene encoding protein CHLOROPLAST ENHANCING STRESS TOLERANCE, chloroplastic-like codes for MSEWPDIEIEAPKKKSKPGKSVYAKATDTGIDPETAAKRLNLDWDSAADIDGEEEDDDETEVPSAVGYGALYLLTAFPVIIGISVVLILFYNSLR; via the exons ATGTCAGAATGGCCAGACATTGAG ATAGAAGCTCCAAAAAAGAAGAGCAAACCTGGGAAATCTGTCTATGCAAAAGCCACAGATACTGGCATCGATCCTGAGACAGCTGCTAAAAGACTTAACCTCGACTGGGACTCTGCTGCTGATATAGATGGCGAAGAGGAGGACGATGATGAAACTGAAGTGCCGTCTGCAGTG GGATATGGTGCTCTGTATTTGTTGACAGCTTTTCCTGTTATTATTGGAATCTCAGTCGTCCTAATTCTTTTCTACAATTCTCTGCGGTAG